The Rhodococcus sp. ABRD24 genome contains the following window.
ACGTGTGAGACGAGGGTTCTGGACGGAATTCCCGATCATCGTGACCACATTCTGGGCCCGGATGAGCGCGACGGTGCCGAGATCATCTTTCCATGTGTTTCCAGGTGTCGAGGCAGCCGACTGAAGCTCGACCTCTGACGGTCGACAGGGATCCACTGCTGTTCGCTTTCGGTCGACACCCAACTGTGCCCGCCCGCACAGAGCGGCTCGATCGTGCTTTCCCGGTGCGCCGCACGCCGGATCGGCACCGCATCTTTCGCCCCGGACATGCGGCCGGTACCCCGCGGCCGCCGGCACGGCTACTCGACGAGAACGTCGCCGAGACTGTCCGCGGCATCACGCAACAAGGAGAGGGAACGGCGTAACCAGCGATCCGACGAGCACCGTTCGGACGGGCCCGCGAGCGTCAGGGAACAGGCGATCTCGCCACCTGCGAAGACTGGAACAGAGATGGCGACCGCTCCGGTGCGGAACTCTCCCCGAGAGACGGTGAATCCGTTTCGCCGCGTAGTTTCTATGAGCTGGGTGAGCTGTTCGGCGCTCGGGGTGTTCGCCGTGTGAGGTGCCATTCTGGCCAGCACGATATCGAGTATCGGTCTCGGGGCGAAGGCGAGGAGTATTCGTTGGCCGGCCCCAGCGTTGAGGGGCAGCAACTCATTGACCCGAAACTCGTGACGATGAGGGTTTGGCGAGGCGACCTGCCTCAGGCAGATTCCCTGTGATCCGGCGCGAATGGCTAGCACCGATGTTTCTGACGTCTGATCGGTTAGATGTCGAAGGCGCTCTGTCCCCGCCGTCACCAGTCTGGTGTTGATGAGGTGATGCCCTGCAATATCCATCAGGCGCCAACCGGGTATGTAGGTGCCCCGTGACTCCTCGATTAGAGCGCGGTCGCGAAGCGAGCGGATATATCTATATACCGTGCTTTGTGGAATTCCTAGCTCCTCCGCGATTTCAGCTACGGTGGTCTGCCCATGCTGCGCGATCGAAATCAGGACATCCAAACCGCGCGCGAACGAGTTCTGTTGCTTGCCGTGCTGATTCTCCATTTGTTCATCCTAATTTTCCGATGGAACTGGCGATTGTCTACTGGAGTTGTTTTTGCCATGCCAGGGACAGCGAACTCCGAACTTGTGTCCGGTCGTGTCGTCCTCGGATTTGGGAGACCCAGCGGATCGGGGCGTACGGTTTCTTCGAAGGGTGACGATTTCGGCGGTTGGACCAGCGCCTCTCTCACCCTGTGGCAATCGCCGTTGGTTCTCCTGCGCTACAGGAATATACATACGAACCTGTGACTTGCACCATAGTTCACTGCTCCCTGAGTGAAAAAAACAGTGAGGAGATACTTGATGGACCCTTCCCCGCTCGCCAGTAGACGTTGGGGCTACCTGATCCCTGTCGTCATGGTGATGTACCTTCTGGCCTACCTGGATCGCGGCAATGTCGCACTCATTCTCCCGTTCATCGGTGACGACCTGCATCTATCCAGTTCCGCCAAGGGAATGATCTCCGGATCGTTCTTTATCGGATACCTCGTTCTGCAGGTCCCGTCAGTACTGATGGCCCGCCGCTGGGGTGCGCGGCCTGTCGTCGCAGTGCTGCTCGTCGCGTGGTCGTTGGCGGCAATCGCATGCGGGTTCGTGCAGAACCAAGAGCAGTTGTACGCGGCTCGATTCGCGCTCGGCGTTTTCGAGGGGGGCGTGCTTCCGGTAATTGTCCTGTTGCTGTCGAGGTGGTTTATCGACAGCGAGCGCAGTCGTGCCAATACGCTGTTCCTCACTTGCATCCCGCTGTCCGCGGTCCTGGCCTCCCCGTTCACCGGCTGGCTGCTCACAATTACGCATTGGCGAACGGTCTTCATCATTGAGGGAGTCATTCCCCTGCTGTGGTTGATCCCGTGGCTTCTGATCGTTCGTGAACGGCCGGTGGAGGCGCGGTGGCTGCCCATCGGCGAGAGCACTCAGGTGCAGTCGAAGATCGACGAGGAGCAACGTGAGAGAGCGTCGAAGTCCATGGTCGGTAACAGCAGCTATCGCGAAGTGTTGCGGAGTCGCACGGTCTGGCAATTGATTGCTGCTTATTTTCTGTGGTTCGGCGGGGCGTACGGCGTAGTCCTGTGGTTGCCCACTGTGATCAAGAATGCGTTGCCGAGCAGTTCTGCCCTGCACATCGGACTCCTCAGCGCGGTCCCCTATGTCGCCGCTTTGGCGGGGATGCTGATAGCAAGTCGCTACACCCACTCGCGGGGATCGGTGCGGCTATGGATCGTCGCTCCCCTGGCCGCCGCTGGGCTGGCGACCATCGCCGGCCAAGCCACATCCAATGTGGTGATTCAACTCGGGCTTCTGTGTGTGGTCGCAACGGGAAGCTATCTTTCATTGGGAACCTATTTGGCGGTGCCCAGTCTGATGTTCCCCGATTCTTTTGCGGGTATCACTGTTGCGGCGATGACCACGTTCGGCAGTATCGGCGGATTTGCGGGTCCCTTTGCAGTCGGTTGGCTGTCGGATGTGAGTGGATCTACCGTGGTCGGATTCTTGGTACTCGGCGGCAGCTTCGTCGTTGCCGCTGTCATAGCCGCGGTCACCATCCCACGAGGGCTGTCGACGAATCCCACCCCGTCGCGAGAGCTAGGGCGAGTCTCCTAGCTTCGGGAGGCGCTCGAGCTGCGTATGGATCGCCGGAAGATCCACGCCTGCAAGGTAGGTCGGGATGAGCTGGGCCTAGGAAAGTGTCCAATGATCATGCCCGGCGTTGTTCAGCAGGCATCGTCAGTCGACCGAGTAGCGGGCACGGGCGGGCCCGCGGTTGGCGTTCGGTCGACCCTCGGCGGAAGGATTTGCCGCGTATGATCAGCAGATGCACTCTGGTGCGCAGGCAGACAAGATTCGAGAGATCGTTGTCGAGGCTCTCGGAACAGTCGCGCCGGAGGTGGATTCCGAACTGCTGGTGCCGGATCAGCCGCTTCGCGATCAGGTCGACCTCGACTCGATGGACTGGTTGAACTTTCTGGTGGGTTTGCGCGCGGCGCTGGGGGTGGACGTGCCGGAATCCGATTACCCCCGTTTGGTGACGCTGGACGATCTGGTTTCCTATTTGCAGGACAAGCAGACTCGGTGACAGCGAGTGGAGTGATGGCCTGACGTCACTCCGGCTCCGCCGGGGGTCGCCGGAAAGGCAACCCCAGTGCCGTCCGCTCGCAGACCCGCACGAGATCGGTCGACGTGACGACCCCGACGATCTGCTCGCCGTCCACGACGGCGAGCAGATCCAGGCCGGGGCGCAGCATTGCGGATGCGGCCACCGTCGCGAGGTGGTCGTCTCGGTGCACGCGGGCCGAGTCCGGCAGCGGCCGTGCAAGCGATCCGATGGTTCCTGCCCGGTCGGCTGCCGATGCGCGGGACAGGTCGCGCAGAGACAGCACGCCCACCGGCCGACCCTGCCGGTCGACCACTGGAAACGTGCGGTGATGCATCGTCGGCAGGACATCGGCGAGGAAGGTGCTCACCTGGTCGTTCGCTTCCGCGACGTCGGGGGAGGTGGTCATGATGTCGCCGACTCGGAGGTCGCCCATCTGGTGGCGCATGGATGCACTGGCCAGCTCTGCATTGGCGGCGGTTCGCAGGAACCAGCCCAGCAGCATCAGCCACAGCCCCGCCCCGCTGCCGAGGAACACGGCCTGCACCGCACCGAGAGCGATCAGGGCGAGCCCGATGGCGCGTCCGCTGCGGGCCGATCCGGCTGCCGCGCTCAGTCGGTCGCCGCTCCTGCGCCAGAGCGCGGCGTGCAGTACGCGACCGCCGTCGAGGGGAGCGCCGGGCAGCAGATTGAACACGGCCAGAACCACATTCGCTGTGCCGAGCCAGGCAATCGATGCCGTGACCACCGGATCGACGTGGGAGTTCAGGACCGTGGCGAGGAGCAATGCGGCGATGCCGATGGTGAGGCTTGTCAGTGGTCCCGAGAGGGCTATCCTCAGCTCCGAACGCGGGTCCGCCGGTTCCCCGCGGAGCTCGGACATCCCCCCGAGCAACCACAGAGTGATGCGCTCCACCGGCACACCGTCCCGCACCGCGACGATCGAGTGCGCCATCTCGTGTGCGGCAAGCGAAACGAGGAAGACCGCGGCCGCTAGTGTCCCGACCGCCCAGTACTCGGCTGCGCTGCGGTCGCTGAACTCCGTGGGGAGGACGGACGTGGCGAGAATGCCGGCGATCAGGGCCAGCGTCACGAGCAGAGACCAGTGCAGATAGAGCCGAACTCCGAATACCCGGCCAGCCGGAATGGACCACTTCAGCATCCGGCCACCTCCGATCCGCGCAGTCCCTGTATTCGACCCCGTCAGCGGGCGGGTTCGGCAGGGTCGTTGGTCACGAGATCTGGCAGTGCGGCGTCGCGCTCGAGCCCGAACCAGAAGTGTTCACCGGCATCGAAGACGAGATTGCTCTTGCCGTTCATGACGCCGATCACCGTGTCGGCGTCCACCTTCTTGAAGTGGTCGAAGATCGGGAGCCCGTCGTAGACCATCGTGGCGGTCACCTCGCCGCGGAAGGCTACCTCCCATAGGCTCGCCTCGCCGTGCCCGGTCCCCACATCGGAAAACAGCTGACCAGATTTGCTGCGGCACAGCAGTGGTTGCACATCCGTCTCGCTCGTGAACGCCTTTCCGTACCAGCGGGCGCGGTCGAGGAGCGAGCCGGTCCGGTGTCCGGTGTCGAAAGCGAAACCGCGCCAACGATATCCGATGAGATCGGCGGGACGGCATGGTGCGAGCCGGTCCCACAGCGCGTCGAACTCGCGTGGGTCGATCCGGTCGCCCCGTGCCCGCAGCGCCGCGACCTCGTCGTACACAGTCATGCCGATCCTCCTGCGCCCGTTCCGAACGTGAGTACCGCCTAGATCACCTCGCTCGACCGTACCGCGGGAGCGCCCGCTGCGGTGGGTGAGGCGGACCGGTCGGTTCTACCGGTCGCGAACGCGCAGTCCGCGCGAAGATCACAATGCGAGCACACTTTCCGCGCACAGGTCACAACTCGGGAAAGCCGTGCTTCCAGCCATTGCGGGAGCCGCCGCCGCGCGTAGTATCAGTAGTGCGGATCGAGTGAGTAGTCGGTAACGGTGAAAGTCTCGTGAAACAGAGATCCGGCCGAGGATGTGAAAGCATCCCCGGCCGAACCCCTGTTCGGGGACATTCGCGTGAGCCTCGTCAGCGCACCCGCAACCGCTCGCGGCGTAGCTGCTCCACCTCGGGCAGATCCATCGGTGCCAACTCGTCCACTCCGAGGGTGCGCTTCAGTATCAGGTCCGCCAGTTCGGGGTTCCGGGCGAGCACGGGCCCATGCATGTAGGTGCCGATCACCGAACCCTGTGTGACGCCTTCGAAACCGTCGCCGACTCCGTTGCCCACGCCGTGGGTCACGCGGCCCACGGGTTTGGCATCGGCTCCGAGAGTTGTTCCGCCGCGGTGGTTCTCGAATCCGGACAGGGGAGCGGTGAGGCCGTCGATCAGCGGCGTCGTGATGACCTCGCCGATCGAGCGCGTCGCCTGCGGGGTAGTGGTGGCATCGAGCATCGAGACGCCCTCGACGCGCTCGCCGGCCGATGTCTCGTACCAGTGCCCGAGAACCTGGATCGCCGCGCAGATCGCCAGCACGGGCGCACCGCGCTCGGCCGCGCGTTGCAGCCCCGGGTAGGTGTTCAGGTGCCGGGTCGCGAGGCGCTGCGCGAAGTCCTCGGCGCCGCCCAGGGTGTAGACATCCAGCGAGTCCGGAACCGGATCGCTGAGTGTGATGTCGACGATCTCGGCGTCGTACCCGCGCATGCGCAGGCGCTGTCGCAGGATCAGGGCGTTGCCGCCGTCGCCGTACGTGCCCATGACGTCGGGCAGGACCAGGCCGATGCGGACCGTCGACTCAGACATCGCGGCTGTTCTCCTTCGCAATCGCGGTGTTGAGGTCACGGAACGCCGTGTAGTTGGCCAGCACCTCGACCCGACCGGGCGGGCACGACCCGATCGCCTTCAACGGGTCCGGCTCGAGCGTGTGCTCGACGCCCGCATACGTCAGGCGGACCGCCAGATCGGTACCGCGTTCGCCGGCGGCCACCACCTTCACGCCCTCGAAGTGCTCGAAGCGCACGTCCCACAGCCACGACAGGTCCTCGCCGTCGGGCACCTGGCCGTTGACGGCAATGACGAGGCCGTCGACACTGTGGTCGATCATCGACAGCGCCTCTTGCCAGCCGGCCGGGTTCTTCGCCAGCAGCATGTGCACGGAGTGCGCGCCCACCTGGACGGTGCTGTAGCGGCCGGCGACCTCCTCGACGATCGAGGCGGCGGCGACGGCGTCCTCCGCCCTCGTACCCATCGCGACGGCCGCGGCCACGGCCTGCGCGGCGTTGCCGCGGTTCGCCTTGCCAGGCAGGGTCAGCTTCATCGGCAGCACGAGCCCGTTCGGGCCGTACAGGTTGTCGTCGTCGAGCCACCAGTCCGGCGTCGGACGCGCGAAGTCGGAACCGGTGCTGCGCCAGTGCGGGCCGTCCCACACGATCGGCTCGCCGGTACGCGGGCAGCTGACGGAATCGCTGGCCCAGCCGCCGCCAGCGGCCACCCAGACCACGTTCTTGCAGTCGTAGGCGACCGAGGCGACCAGCACGTCGTCGCAGTTCGCGATCACGACTGCATCGGGGTGACGCTCGAGACCGGCGCGCAGCTTGCGCTCGATCATGTTGATCTCGCCGACGCGGTCGAGCTGGTCGCGGCTGAGGTTGAGCAGCACCACGACCTCGGGGTTCACGGCGTCGCACACGTGCGGGACGTGCAGTTCGTCGACCTCGAGCGCCGCCAGGGGAGCGTCGACGCGGGCGGTGAGTGCGGCGACGATGCCAGCATCCATATTGGCACCGTCGGCCTGCGTGGCGACCTCGTCCAGGGTCGCCAGCGCGGCGGCGGTCATACGGGTGGTGGTGGACTTACCGTTGGTGCCGGTGATCACCACACTGCGGCGTCCGCGGCCGAGCTGCTGCATGAGCGTCGGGTCGATCTTGAGCGCGATAAGGCCGCCGATCATCGAGCCCTTGCCGCGTCCGGCCTTCTGCGACGCCCATGCCGCTGCCGCCGCTGCGCGCAGTGCGAGGCGTCCGCGCAGGTTGATCCGAGTTCTAGTTCCCACGTGCCGAGTTTTCCACAGGCCGATCCCGGACGCCCTCCGGCGCCGAGGTTGCCGCTCCACAAACAGCGATGCCGCGCTCCCGATTGGGAGCGCGGCATCACGAAAACCCGAGCGGCCGGAGCCTGGTATGGGTCAGACGACTCAGCCGAGAGCCTTGGTCTTGAGCGCCTGGAACTCGGCCTCGGTGATGGTGCCCGAGTCGAGCAGCGCCTTCGCGTCGGCGATCTGCTCAGGTCCGGACTTACCCGCCACCTGACGGATGTAGGCGTCCTGCGACTCCTTCATATGCTGCGCCGCCGCGATGGAACGCTTCGTCATGTCGTCGCCCTTGACGATCAGATACACGAGGGCGGTGAGGAACGGAAGGATGATCAGGAAGACCACCCAGATGGCCTTGGCCCAGCCGGAACTCTTGTGATCGCGGAACAGGTCCGTGATGATCGAGAACAGGAGCATCAGGTACGCGATGAACGCGAAGCTGACGAGAATCACCCAGAGAAAATCCAAGAAAGAGTCCATGTCGGACGGCTCCATTCACGTGTTCGATCGAAAGTGCTCCTGACTTTCGCACACCCAGCGCCGCAACGGCGTCGTTCGACACGGGTGAGATCCAAGTCGCAACTATTCGGTTGAAGGGCGGGGGCTGAACCGCCAATCCGTACTCCGACACATCCGTTTGACACGCTTGCGTCGCCCAGTCGCGGTAGATCGAACGCCCAGTCCGATTCCCGCCAGCGCCGGGCGTTCCTGCCGAGCAAGGTGGACGGAGGCGATCGCCTGGCCGGTCGGCCCTTCCACCACACTTCTCGGAAAAGGACTGAGCATGTCTTCACGCTTCGAATCCAAGGTCTTGATCGTCACTGGCGGGTCGTCCGGCATCGGACTCGCGGTGGCGCGCCGTCTCGCCGCCGAAGGCGCCGCCGTGATCATCGGCAGTCGGCGCAAGGACGTCGGCGAGAAGGCTGCGGAGAGCTTGCGCTCCGCCGGTGGCACGGCGATCTTCGTCCCGGCGGACGTCTCGATCGAGGAGGATGCCGCGCTGTTGGTCACGACCGCGATCACCGAATTCGGACGTCTGGACGGCGCTTTCAACAATGCGGGTGGTGTGAACGCGTCCGGGCCGATCTCGACTGTCGACGCCGACACCTGGAACGCCGAATTGGCGCAGAACGTCACCAGCGTCTTCAACTGCCTCAAGCACCAGATCCCAGCCGTTCTCCAGACCGGCGGCGCGATCGTCAACAACGCCTCGAACATGGGCGTCGTCGCGCTGCCGGAGGCCGCTCCGTATGTGGCGGCCAAGCACGCCGTCGTCGGGTTGACGCGGTCCGTGGCACTCGAGGTCGCAGACCGCGGCGTGCGCGTCAACGCCATCACCACCGGGGGTGTCGACACGCCCCTGGCCCGCGGGTCGATGGCCACCACCGACGAGGCACTTGCCTACATCGAGTCCTTGCACCCGGTGAATCGCATAGCGCAACCAGAGGAGATCGCGCCGTTCGTGGCGTTCCTGCTGAGCGACGAGGCATCGTTCATCACCGGTGCTGCCCTCGCAATCGACGGTGGATTCACTACGCGCTGAGCAGCATTCGACGAACATGCCGACGGCCGGCCCCGAGGTGATCTTCGGGGTCGGCCGTCGGCTGCGGGATCAGATCTCGGTGGGTGTAGCGCATCGCGGCACGGGGACGTGGGCGGGGCGTGTCGCGGCCAGATGATGTACCCCATAGGTGCGCCACGGACGCCAGGCAGCGGTGTCCCAGCGCTCGGGTGCTTCCTGATCGACGATGTCACAGGTCGAGAGCACATCGGGATCGCCGAGGCCGCGCATCCGAATGTAGCGCGCCATCTCCGCCGTGACGCCGGGCAGACACGCGAGCGCCGCTTCGGTCGCGTTCCGGTCGGCACCTGGATCCAAGCGCACCGTGCCGTCCATGAGGGCCCGCGCGACCGCTCGTGTGGCCCGTCGGCGTTCGGCACACAACTCCGTCATCGGGGCGTCGGCCAGTTCGGCGGCCGACGGGAACACGTGAGTGATGGTGCCGCGGGGGACCGTCAGTGATGTGCCGTACCGCTGTACCAGCGACGTGGCTGCTGCGCGTCCCCCCGAGACCACCCGGATCGCCAGTTCGTGCGGGTCCGCGGTGCCCGGGGCCCGCAGTCCGGGGCGTGCGGCTACCAGTGGGGCCAGCGCCGGATCCCCGCTCAGGTGCTCGGCGACGGCGCGCGGATCGGCGTCGAGATCGAACATTCGACGCATCCGGTGTGTTGCGGTGGTGAGGTCGCGCAGATCCTCGAGGCACAGGTGGCACGCCATCCAAGAGTCGCCGAGCGCCTCGTCCACGTCGGCGACGCCGAGCCCGTGCGGCAGTCGCAGGGTGCGTCGGTAGTGACGGTTACCCCGCGCCCCGGTGATCTCCTCGACCCCGGTGACGGCACGCGCCTCGAGATAGTCGAAGACGGCGGCCGCATCGTACGGACCTCGGAACGGCAGGCGCAGGGCGATGCCGGGTGCGGTGCTCGCGGGGGCGATCGAACCGAATCGCGCCGTACTGCCCGGGGCTGCCGCCCGCAGCTCACTCGGGGTGACTGCGTATATGTCCCGGACCGTGTCGTTGAACTGTCGGACGCTGGAGAACCCTGCCGCGAATGCGATGTCGGTGATCGGCATGGCGGTGGTCTGCAGCAGGGTTCGCGCGGTGTGAGCCCGCTGGGCCCGGGCGAGCGCGATAGGGCCCGCGCCGAGTTCCGCCGACAACTGCCGCTGCACCTGCCGGGCGCTGTATCCCAGACGCTCGGCCAGGCCGGCGACGCCCTCCCGGTCGACGACCCCGTCCGCGATCAGCCGCATTGCCCGCCCGACGACGTCGGCGCGGGCGTTCCACTCCGCTGAACCGGGCACCGCGTCCGGGCGGCATCGACGACAGGCGCGGAACCCCGAACCCTGCGCTGCCGCGGCCGTCGCGTAGAAGCGGACGTTCCGGCGCTTGGGTGTGGTCGCCGGACAGCTTGGCCGGCAATAGATACCGGTAGTGGCGACGGCGAAGAAGAACTCTCCGTCGAAGCGTGCATCGCGGCTGCACACGGCCTCGTATTTGCTGTCGTCGCCGATCACATCTCCAGGATGCCGGGGGAAATGCGGGTCCCGCTGGCGGAAATCGGACGTAGCGTCCGGACACCTGCCGGTCTCAGCGCCCACTCCTCGCGCGCTCGGGAACTCCGCACCCGAAGAGAGAGGGCGCCAGACGGGATCTCGAAATGCCGAAGAGGCCGCACCCGGACGATGCGGCCCCTTCGTCGAGTCGGAACTCAGTGCGCCCGGTTGACCGCCGAGACGACGGCGCGCAGCGACGCGGTGGTGATGGAGGTGGCGATGCCGACGCCCCACACAACCTTGCTGGTGCCGTCGGGCAGGGTCACCGCGCACTCGACGTACGCGGCAGCCTGGGCGTCGTCGCCGGCGGACATCGCGTGCTCGGAGTAATCAAGTACCCGCACGTCCATGTCGATGGTGCCGAGCGCGTCGACGAACGCGGCCAGCGGGCCGTTGCCGGCGCCGGAGATCTCCTGCTCCTGGCCGTTCACCTTGACCACGGCGGTGATCGAGTCGGTGCCGCCGTCCTCTTCGGACGCTGTCACCTTCTGCCGCATGCGCTCGAGCGGGCGGACCGGGGCCAGGTACTCCTCGGAGAAGACGTCCCAGATCTCCTTCGGGGATACCTCGCCGCCCTCGCCGTCGGTGATCTTCTGGACGGCCTGTGAGAATTCGATCTGCAGGCGGCGCGGCAGCACCAGACCGTGGTCGGCCTTCATGATGTAGGCGACGCCACCCTTGCCGGACTGCGAGTTGACCCGGATGACGGCCTCGTACGTGCGTCCGACGTCCTTCGGGTCGATGGGCAGGTAGGGGACCTCCCACACGATGTCGTCGACATCGGCGTTCTGGTCGTCGGCCGCGACCTTCATCGCATCGAGACCCTTGTTGATCGCGTCCTGGTGGCTGCCCGAGAAGGCGGTGTAGACCAGGTCGCCGCCGTACGGGTGCCGCTCGTGGACCGGCAGCTGGTTGCAGTACTCGACCGTGCGGCGGATCTCGTCGATGTTCGAGAAGTCGATCTGCGGGTCGACGCCACGGGTGAACATGTTCAGGCCCAGCGTCACCAGGCAGACGTTGCCGGTGCGCTCACCGTTGCCGAACAGGCAGCCCTCGATGCGATCGGCGCCTGCCTGGTACCCCAGCTCGGCGGCCGCGACACCGGTGCCGCGGTCGTTGTGCGGGTGAAGAGACAGGATGATGCTCTCGCGGTTCGCCAGGTTGCGGTGCATCCACTCGATCGAGTCGGCGTACACGTTGGGCGTCGCCATCTCGACGGTGGCCGGCAGGTTGATGATGACCCGGTTGTCGGGGGTGGCGCCGAGGGTCTCGACGACCGCGTCGCACACCTCCTTGGCGTACGACAGCTCGGTGCCGGTGTACGACTCCGGCGAGTACTCCCAGCGCCAGTTGGTGTCCGGGTAGCTCTTCGACTCCTCCAGTACCAGCGTCGCGGCGTCGGTGGCGATCTTCTTGATCGCCTCCTTGTCGGCGCGGAACACGACGCGGCGCTGCAGGATCGATGTCGAGTTGTAGAAGTGGACGATCACGCTCTTCGCGCCCTGGCAGGCCTCGAAGGTGCGCTTGATCAGCTCGGGGCGAGACTGCGTCAGCACCTGGATGGTGACGTCGTCGGGGATCGCGTTGTCCTCGATGATCTCGCGGACGAAGTCGAAGTCCGTCTGGCTCGCGGACGGGAAGCCGACCTCGATCTCCTTGTAGCCCATCCGGACCAGCAGCTCGAACATGCGGCGCTTGCGGGCCGGGCTCATCGGGTCGATCAGGGCCTGGTTGCCGTCGCGC
Protein-coding sequences here:
- the leuA gene encoding 2-isopropylmalate synthase produces the protein MSPADAFTSGSRTITPPTKPAPADQPAWNTQKNSSMPTFRYRSFGEEVETVSLPDRTWPDKVIDRAPQWCAVDLRDGNQALIDPMSPARKRRMFELLVRMGYKEIEVGFPSASQTDFDFVREIIEDNAIPDDVTIQVLTQSRPELIKRTFEACQGAKSVIVHFYNSTSILQRRVVFRADKEAIKKIATDAATLVLEESKSYPDTNWRWEYSPESYTGTELSYAKEVCDAVVETLGATPDNRVIINLPATVEMATPNVYADSIEWMHRNLANRESIILSLHPHNDRGTGVAAAELGYQAGADRIEGCLFGNGERTGNVCLVTLGLNMFTRGVDPQIDFSNIDEIRRTVEYCNQLPVHERHPYGGDLVYTAFSGSHQDAINKGLDAMKVAADDQNADVDDIVWEVPYLPIDPKDVGRTYEAVIRVNSQSGKGGVAYIMKADHGLVLPRRLQIEFSQAVQKITDGEGGEVSPKEIWDVFSEEYLAPVRPLERMRQKVTASEEDGGTDSITAVVKVNGQEQEISGAGNGPLAAFVDALGTIDMDVRVLDYSEHAMSAGDDAQAAAYVECAVTLPDGTSKVVWGVGIATSITTASLRAVVSAVNRAH